The region ATCCTGCCCTCGATCTGGGCTTTTGAAAGCGGAAAGTCAAGGTCTATCGTTAAAACCGGCAGGTCAAGCTCATCGATAATGGCCGGACACTGGTGTCCGCAAACCTCGCAACCCCTGTCCTTGAAAACAATCACAGCCTCAGCCCTACTGGCTTTTATCCTGTCCCTTATGAACTTCACCCTCTCCAGCACGGAAAGCTCGTTAGATGCGGAGGTCATCACGCATGCGGTTGAATACAGGTATCTGTCTGCAATCCCCTCCAGATTAGCTCTGTTTACAATTCCATTGTAGTATCCAGTGGAGGTGCAGAAGTCGTCCGAAACGATTGCAATTCCGTAATTCTCGAGAATCTTCAGAAGTTCAGAGCTGTAAAAGTCTGTGCCGGAAACATGAACCCTCAGAATGTAGTCTCCGTTTCCTTCCCTCTCTGAAAGAAGTCCGTAAAGCTCTTCTGCGATTCTGTTAAAGTCCTCTTTCAGCATGTGCATTGAGGAAAGCATGATCAGCATCCACTCTGAAGCGCTTACCTTCACTCTATCCTCGCTCCTCAACCTCTCCAGTCTTGTGCAGACCTTTCTGAAGTTGTTGTATGTTTCTATGGATTTTTTCAGTGAGCTGGTATCTGTCTCAAAACCTGTAAACCTTGCAAGAAAACTCGAAAATCTTTCAAGCTCCCTGATGAAGAATCTTCTCGATTTCTCATCTCTGCTGAACGGATACTGAACCATGTAGGAGAATTCCGGGTTTAAATAAAAACGGTAGAGCGAAAAAAGATGAATTTTGGTGTCGTCGGAGGTCGTGCTCACGATTCCGTCCAGGAATTCTGTCTCACCCCTCAGTCCGGCCTCCATAACGTTTCTTGCATAATAGCACGTCCACTGGGGCATGACGGAGCTGGCGTTAGGCGTGCTTCCGTAGTTTCCGAACACCCTCACCGGAACAGCCCCTGTGGAATGAATGACTTCCTCGGGAACGTTGTTGCAGAGCGTTCCTATAACCTTCATTCCCTTTTCTCTGTACTCCTTTATCTTTGTCCTGTTATCGATGGCGTTTTTCATCTGAGCAAACAGTCCCTCAACGCTATCGCTCAACGAAACCACCGGTTCAGCTACCCTCGAATTTCTTCCTTTCTTCCTCTCTCAGGATTCTCCTGAGGATCTTGCCGACGGGAGACTTTGGAAGCTCGTCTCTGAACTCTATGATTCTCGGAACCTTGTAGCTTGCAAGGTGCTTTCTTGCGAATTCCACGATTTCCTCTTCTGTTGCGGTCTCGCCTTCCTTGAGGACTATGAATGCCTTTACAGTCTCGCCCCTGTACTTATCAGGCACACCGATAACTGCGCACTCCTTGACCTTGGGGTGCATGTAGAGGACTTCCTCAACCTCTGACGGATAGATGTTGAAACCTCCGGCGATTATCATGTCCTTTTTTCTGTCCACTATGTAGATGTAGCCGTCCTCGTCCATGTAGCCCATGTCGCCCGTGTAGAGCCAGCCGTCCTTTATGGCCTCCCTCGTTTTTTCCGGGTCATTCCAGTACTCTCTGATTATTTTCTTGCTCCTGAGAACGATCTCTCCAATGTTCTCCTCACCGGGTGGGAGCGGATTGTCTGTGCCGGGGTCCATTATTCTCATCTCAACAGTTGGAACGGGCAATCCCGCACTGCCGACCTTTATAACTCCGTGTACCGGGTTGCTCGTGCCTATTATTGCAGCCTCGGTCAGCCCCCACTGCTCTATCACTGTTGCGTTTGGCATGAGGGCCTTGACCTCTTTCAGAAGCTCAACAGGCACTGGAGCGGAACCGACGCTTATGACTCTTACAGATGAGAAGTTTGCTGTTTTCGAGTACGGATGGTTCACGATGGCGACAAGATGTGTTGGCACGCAGTGAATCTGAGTTATGCCGTAGGTTTCAATCGCACTGATGAATTCACCCGCATCGAAGTACGGGAAGAGGACAACAGTCCCGCCGTTCATGAAGACGTTCATGTTTGATGTCCATATTCCGTTTCCGTGGAACATGGGCATCAGGCCAGAAAAAACATCTTCGCCCCTTCTTATGTCAAGACATGCAGAAAATATCTTTGCGTCGATCATCAGGTTGCGGTGGGTGTAAACTGCGCCCTTCGACCTCCCGGTTGTTCCGCCCGTGTATGTTAATGAGGCGACGTCTTCCGGCTTCAGGTCCTTTTCAGGCTTCTTGGGTGAGTGTTTGAGCAGATCGTTGAAGTAGAGAACATTCTCCTTTTCCCTGATCTCCTGTTCGTGAAGCAT is a window of Geoglobus acetivorans DNA encoding:
- a CDS encoding 2-hydroxyacyl-CoA dehydratase; protein product: MVSLSDSVEGLFAQMKNAIDNRTKIKEYREKGMKVIGTLCNNVPEEVIHSTGAVPVRVFGNYGSTPNASSVMPQWTCYYARNVMEAGLRGETEFLDGIVSTTSDDTKIHLFSLYRFYLNPEFSYMVQYPFSRDEKSRRFFIRELERFSSFLARFTGFETDTSSLKKSIETYNNFRKVCTRLERLRSEDRVKVSASEWMLIMLSSMHMLKEDFNRIAEELYGLLSEREGNGDYILRVHVSGTDFYSSELLKILENYGIAIVSDDFCTSTGYYNGIVNRANLEGIADRYLYSTACVMTSASNELSVLERVKFIRDRIKASRAEAVIVFKDRGCEVCGHQCPAIIDELDLPVLTIDLDFPLSKAQIEGRIEAFVESHGR
- a CDS encoding AMP-binding protein, which encodes MNDQIWKKWYPYIGWPEDIEEPDTTPPHALESVSEEFRDKDAIIYYGNRIKYGEFFDYVCRFAGGLSEYLERGDRISFFMPNCPQFNIGYFGALSNGMIAVHTNVMYTERELEYQLNHSGAKAIVTLDILYERVKAVLDRTELEYVILTSLRDFISPSARRFIPMLHEQEIREKENVLYFNDLLKHSPKKPEKDLKPEDVASLTYTGGTTGRSKGAVYTHRNLMIDAKIFSACLDIRRGEDVFSGLMPMFHGNGIWTSNMNVFMNGGTVVLFPYFDAGEFISAIETYGITQIHCVPTHLVAIVNHPYSKTANFSSVRVISVGSAPVPVELLKEVKALMPNATVIEQWGLTEAAIIGTSNPVHGVIKVGSAGLPVPTVEMRIMDPGTDNPLPPGEENIGEIVLRSKKIIREYWNDPEKTREAIKDGWLYTGDMGYMDEDGYIYIVDRKKDMIIAGGFNIYPSEVEEVLYMHPKVKECAVIGVPDKYRGETVKAFIVLKEGETATEEEIVEFARKHLASYKVPRIIEFRDELPKSPVGKILRRILREEERKKFEGS